One part of the Magallana gigas chromosome 5, xbMagGiga1.1, whole genome shotgun sequence genome encodes these proteins:
- the LOC105338349 gene encoding uncharacterized protein isoform X9: MPSKHKKRKDVSKIHSKLSEGPVQGSPFITHLGDGDPNLHPHPQYLYRSSTPEEEQTLQLVIPGLDQSGSGENSLNNSGGNKEENTSETKEVDTKEGPAETSPPPTREEPPRPQSRNSFVTSRSYLNTDKVAQPSKAFNKQVYFVSSSPEPHLRPGSRCTNVTDSVNRTQVTPVVENPYARVDSGYSSRYSNRSYSAGSIRKLSHSPSRMSYGMTEHYNNPNTHFQHACNRTQEREELQKINDRFTSYIQKVRHLREQSGQQADTTSFIKSTKILEDEVATLKSLYEKELDNVRKQLEEVTRERNSYQMQCSKNKQFALDLENSCNPDGPHNERLMVESEKNRRLMEEMNNSHKRIQSLESELSESKVNSGRPYDDINNLTRDSEKLIREIETLKRRYEKEQLMRQEAEEKAHQTSQKMDFENQVYNQQIKELRERLETASATILSLETRIRQYSKSDTSVSGLLQQVRESAEEEMMRFKIESEENYARNITALKTQMENDAKTIDRLNTEKSQILGQIVELRAKITSLEGQIQNLNHQKVSLEEMVAQERAQATEQVAAMSQKLKDVQEMLFVKMREASSSHDCHMPLKAEISAMKALLEEEEKRLQVPSEDVNYTTNYTLTTQADQPPISTAELVTTNVPPQSFQPMSYAQPSAPPMSPSYAPMTAPNMTNEYVPQYEPFLTEDLDPAGVGLEYFGGGTRYTYQTTPSVNKLQIEPSPPTTPRPVGPVMRAKSAPGEPIKIQRRRPQSAKCQSPSNDCVSKDSPRNVYRTPERPKSDKYYSSPICRRISDVTVSDSTDSPCPSPPQYKVGSKVRGQNVPLIPTSMGQGQDYFDEMFRDLTRETLYTAPPSPPPQKQQRSKSSMDKYQSSVYHDYNTATSSRSESPEYPRHLLPRDALVFRRPMVKRTRASSAYIHSAVGDIKILEVNQEGKYVRLVNDGKQEAEFGGHMIQQNVGGHPVAVYRFPPRTKFPANSTLTVWAGSNDPILHQPPSDYVWKEQQKWGTGPECTTILCKPNGQAIAWTTAAHRFTKNAFEEPSPASQQVVADDPLQDDPNIETDSLTEMTVNINEPKPDSVYLKREKQQPNVLTPQKHPHGTSPGKEIHPATSQPRPYTYGNDNSSVNRQSRSQTTRPDPVNGQPYAGSAQKMGSAPLKRYTPTNIRGNGCIVNKANSSFLNYLLASAPEH, from the exons ATGCCCTCTAAGCACAAGAAGAGAAAAGATGTTTCTAAAATTCATTCAAA ACTCAGTGAGGGCCCTGTACAAGGCAGTCCCTTCATAACACACCTTGGGGACGGTGACCCAAATCTACATCCACACCCCCAGTACCTGTACCGATCCTCCACCCCAGAGGAGGAACAGACCCTGCAGCTGGTGATTCCAGGACTTGACCAGTCAGGGTCAGGTGAAAACTCGCTGAACAACTCAGGAGGCAACAAGGAAGAGAACACTTCAG AAACTAAAGAAGTAGATACCAAGGAAGGACCTGCAGAGACAAGTCCCCCTCCTACGAGAGAAGAACCGCCGAGACCTCAGTCCAGGAACTCTTTTGTGACCTCAAGGAGTTACCTCAATACAGACAAAGTTGCCCAGCCATCAAAGGCATTCAATAAACAGGTGTATTTTGTGTCGTCTAGCCCAGAACCTCATTTACGGCCGGGAAGTCGGTGTACAAACGTTACAGACTCGGTCAACAGAACTCAAGTGACTCCAGTCGTGGAGAATCCGTATGCTCGAGTGGACTCAGGGTACTCGAGTCGATATAGCAACAGGAGTTACAGTGCAGGATCGATACGCAAGCTCAGTCACAGCCCCAGCAGGATGAGTTACGGAATGACGGAACATTACAACAACCCTAATACTCACTTTCAACATGCATGTAATCGCACTCAGGAAAGGGAGGAACTTCAGAAAATCAATGACCGTTTTACGTCGTACATCCAAAAGGTCCGCCACCTGCGCGAGCAGAGTGGACAGCAGGCGGACACCACATCTTTCATCAAATCGACCAAAATTCTGGAGGATGAGGTTGCCACATTGAAGAGCTTGTATGAAAAAGAACTTGACAATGTTAG AAAACAATTAGAAGAAGTGACACGAGAAAGAAACTCTTATCAGATGCAATGTAGCAAAAACAAACAGTTTGCCCTAGATTTAGAAAACAg TTGCAACCCAGATGGCCCCCATAATGAAAG ATTAATGGTAGAATCGGAGAAGAACCGGAGGCTGATGGAGGAGATGAACAACAGCCATAAGAGGATCCAGTCTCTGGAGAGCGAGCTATCCGAGTCCAAAGTCAACTCGGGGCGGCCTTACGACGACATCAACAACTTAACAAGAGATTCTGAAAAGCTGATAAGGGAAATCGAAACTCTGAAACGCAG ATATGAAAAGGAACAGTTGATGCGACAAGAAGCAGAGGAAAAAGCTCACCAAACATCTCAGAAGATGGACTTTGAGAACCAGGTGTACAATCAGCAGATTAAAGAGCTGAGAGAGCGTCTCGAGACAGCGAGCGCCACCATACTGAGTCTGGAGACTCGAATACGCCAGTACAGCAAGTCGGATACATCCGTATCCGGACTCCTACAGCAGGTCAGGGAATCCGCGGAGGAGGAAATGATGCGATTCAAGATCGAGTCAGAGGAAAACTATGCAAGAAAT ATAACTGCCTTAAAAACACAGATGGAAAATGATGCCAAGACAATTGACAGACTGAACACTGAGAAATCTCAGATCCTGGGACAGATTGTGGAGCTGAGGGCCAAGATAACCTCCCTGGAGGGACAG ATCCAGAATTTGAACCACCAGAAGGTCTCCCTAGAGGAAATGGTGGCCCAGGAGAGAGCGCAGGCCACCGAACAGGTGGCTGCCATGTCTCAAAAGCTAAAGGACGTCCAGGAAATGTTGTTTGTGAAGATGAGGGAGGCTAGCTCGTCACATGACTGTCACATGCCACTGAAGGCGGAGATCAGCGCCATGAAGGCCCTGCTGGAAGAGGAGGAGAAAAG attaCAAGTTCCATCAGAGGATGTGAATTACACAACGAACTATACCCTAACCACTCAAGCAGATCAACCACCCATCTCTACCGCTGAACTGGTAACCACCAATGTACCACCTCAAAGTTTCCAGCCAATGTCCTATGCTCAGCCCTCAGCCCCACCAATGTCGCCTTCCTACGCCCCGATGACTGCTCCGAACATGACCAATGAGTACGTCCCTCAGTACGAGCCCTTCCTGACAGAGGACTTGGATCCTGCGGGTGTTGGATTGGAATACTTCGGAGGGGGCACCAGATACACGTACCAGACCACTCCCAGTGTCAACAAACTCCAGATTGAGCCCTCCCCACCCACCACACCTCGCCCTGTGGGGCCAGTGATGAGGGCCAAGTCTGCCCCAG GGGAACCAATCAAAATTCAGCGTAGGAGGCCTCAAAGTGCTAAATGTCAGTCCCCTTCCAATGATTGCGTATCAAAGGATTCCCCTAGGAATGTATATAGAACCCCAGAGAGGCCGAAAAGTGATAAATATTACTCGTCGCCTATATGTAGGCGTATCTCTGATGTCACTGTGAGTGACAGTACTGACAGCCCTTGCCCCTCCCCTCCGCAGTATAAAG TTGGATCCAAGGTCAGAGGTCAGAACGTCCCCCTGATCCCGACCAGCATGGGTCAAGGTCAGGACTACTTTGACGAGATGTTCCGTGACCTGACCCGGGAGACCCTGTACACGGCCCCGCCCAGCCCTCCCCCGCAGAAACAGCAGAGGAGCAAGTCCAGCATGGACAAGTACCAGAGCTCAGTGTACCATGACTACAACACCGCCACCTCCAG TCGCTCAGAGAGCCCTGAGTACCCGCGACACTTACTGCCCAGGGATGCCCTGGTGTTTAG GCGGCCGATGGTGAAGCGCACCAGAGCAAGTAGCGCCTACATCCACAG TGCTGTGGGAGATATTAAAATTCTAGAAGTCAATCAAGAAGGGAAATATGTGAGATTAGTGAACGACGGAAAGCAG GAGGCAGAGTTCGGAGGTCACATGATTCAACAGAATGTCGGTGGACACCCTGTGGCAGTGTATAGATTCCCACCCAGGACGAAATTCCCAGCAAACAGCACCCTCACCGTGTGGGCAGGGTCCAACGACCCCATTTTACACCAACCCCCATCAGACTATGTGTGGAAGGAGCAACAGAAATGGGGGACAGGGCCTGAATGCACTACTATTCTGTGTAAACCTAATGGACAG GCAATAGCTTGGACCACAGCTGCTCACAGGTTTACAAAGAATGCTTTTGAGGAGCCATCTCCTGCTTCTCAACAGGTGGTCGCAG ATGATCCTCTTCAAGATGATCCAAACATTGAGACAGATAGTTTAACAGAAATGACTGTCAACATCAATGAACCCAAGCCAGACTCTGTGTACCTCAAAAG GGAGAAACAGCAGCCAAATGTGCTGACCCCACAGAAACACCCCCATGGCACCTCCCCAGGGAAAGAGATCCACCCCGCCACCAGCCAGCCCCGCCCCTACACGTACGGGAATGACAACAGCAGTGTCAATAGACAGTCACGGTCACAGACAACCAGACCAGACCCAGTCAATG gtcAGCCTTATGCAGGGTCAGCTCAGAAGATGGGTAGTGCTCCATTAAAACGCTACACCCCCACAAATATACGAGGGAATGGCTGTATCGTTAACAAAGCT aactcTAGTTTCCTGAACTACCTCCTGGCATCAGCTCCTGAACACTGA